One window of the Salvelinus fontinalis isolate EN_2023a chromosome 2, ASM2944872v1, whole genome shotgun sequence genome contains the following:
- the LOC129866836 gene encoding avidin-related protein 3-like yields MKSFVAKYISVHAVILGLLLHQAIPCNVTGVWRNELGSVLDIEAVGSELRGLYQSAVETAPGVTGPEQQAKLLGVTSNRGLRTSVAFSVLWEAGSCSAWVGQCFQLPDGKRVLKTLWMLRSVASCPADNWKSTRMGEDTFIFIA; encoded by the exons ATGAAGAGTTTTGTTGCAAAGTATATCAGTGTCCATGCTGTGATTTTGGGACTGCTGCTACATCAG GCAATCCCATGCAATGTGACGGGAGTGTGGCGAAATGAGCTGGGCTCTGTGCTTGATATTGAGGCGGTCGGTTCTGAGCTCCGAGGCCTTTATCAGAGTGCAGTGGAGACTGCTCCAGGAGTCACGGGTCCAGAACAACAGGCCAAGTTACTGGGTGTGACTAGTAATCGGGGTCTGCGAACCTCTGTGGCTTTCTCTGTGTTATGGGAGGCAG GTTCCTGTAGCgcttgggttggtcagtgtttccaacTGCCTGATGGGAAGCGAGTGCTGAAGACCCTGTGGATGCTGCGCTCTGTGGCTTCATGCCCTGCAGACAACTGGAAGAGTACCAG GATGGGAGAGGACACTTTCATCTTCATTGCCTGA